In Puntigrus tetrazona isolate hp1 unplaced genomic scaffold, ASM1883169v1 S000001111, whole genome shotgun sequence, a single genomic region encodes these proteins:
- the LOC122341036 gene encoding uncharacterized protein KIAA2026-like isoform X3: MKLHSDSCENAHACESVSHASPDMNPNLRLTLASCNGSTDQSGPENLAARCDETSADDEDDLTPELQQAYRIFQSFLSEKHKSITAPFWRPVGPGDHGEMCFRKMDDKFVNREYESITAFVADFRLMLENCYRFHGVDHWISRQAQKLETILEQKLTLLSRTLREKTSLAVTSRGRFGTEDEKAAVGSSSRRRSVPRSLASSESVMVQALRLEELQRAKDEKRQREQERKEAEEASVKELDDWESSLLSLAEPCPLWTLWELPAIGHFLCLAQTALHLPEIVFYELERCLLMPRCSSFLAKIMTALLCPPQKRSSVQRRPPLTYREWERELRRRVQSWYRAVGQAEEPRQAARAERLGLCPQFFWTLGAVSPLEETAFHLLPVQQRVWLLKGLCDHVYETQKEVQDAVLAQPIHECRESILGYDGQDNAYIHFPHFCGADLRIYSQSPCGAVPFPLPLIHVQRPPEPEESELKDHTDEVKVEEESSSRTELNTWEVKEDSLADGEDLDQKCSSGAPSWCREDSLDSVSVRGQLTEDKRLKDEEDEECDGEPCFRVGDSCYKGVSPALNTHRSPRCEVNHSSAEDCSGESQESLTFWTEDTRLRRVEPGPTRAQKKKRKKKKERKFALKKTKMNKLSLKNQTARSSLQRAAKNIKKKDKRKRLKPGKRFDGKAMFVRRPSESAPLSAEPSFKLVCSSLADLRVLISKIEDQLDELDGQKRSGRWPHKRAAVKELHITLIRLLNELLPWEPKLVKAFQRNRARLKKECDEFKKHPEYENFIREQMDTEDTGEVVCKDELFSAETTNKLEESEVKMGKTMKEDSATTENVNHESRCLVNRPDVVMHSSESGPFTRSSKRRQTGVICEELSPCKKGKIDPESSLSSDFNVEVASREQATVNPQASVLPEAMSSFQGTCKPIQALLAKSVGNKVTLISHPKAAVMAQALRDHNKSASVTLQLSTTCPSTQHSEPVSTETITATSATESTGQVVYKTAGGVGFLRQGSTSVNLSVQSISDQKSGPKAMQQVVILPSNLLIQSTENKAAQNSLSVPKTATYMSNVSGFTIPENKVPIQPVAPLKDTSAVRTPAAVVTPSLRNLSTVGVPKKTTEPKVALNKSASSGLTKSDAKQELRTVCIRDSQSILVTTRGGNTGVVKVQTSESGTGALPPSPVFNIAPQLHAFLVSKSSTSNTQAVSASLAAKSLPGVTPQSTFVAGTVTPLTLNQISNNVTTGKLAISGKSTLLAASKGSDSVLKTAKNVQDAQNMVSTCGMKPPQKRAPSGSTATDQSTFQKVFLVTPTPNIPSKVTTTIATCAVPGSRVMFLSNSALTIPKEPSTSGVNISSTSTPALKVVPNLGTLSSTSSGTSIQSIGVPGLTSRILATNKKPEASTKNTSGIVSRVPVTSSPSGLQIGPKSCLVASRNVSGNTESALKVPQTFDGKTLTFSTLGTGHMASSALLSVVKPDVPPSVSTLNALHCKPGLSAGSSTSNTSSSHSGSLITKHTTLPINVTANKLVNTSLCTSHSLINTAANTSTSAASGIFPLSCSSTLTPAVAMASGVQSLTSTTKSVQEKIVINTTAPLAPGTQLLINNTRFVVPSPGLAPGSHVLLISNSCPGGLQGSNPASLHSLLGSNPVGSQRWQDQSSVGPGGLQGPSSVGPGGLQGLSSAGPRGLQGSNPAGPERLQGQSIASPGGLQVQSPASTFPRGPSNSATHTVPSVVQGVRLVSPVRLPLAKVGPSDQLRQQLSTRTPLNVSGPTTLSQVSQALHPGVSSDIVRLPIFQTSNVSMTASQGTTGCPKEKSLSQSGLLNTTSPMLLQGRLSQTKDSPAIPPAKAVIPRHSPMVTVPPMNSTISRIHKLPVATVPPIGGANSASPATPIATVPPSMSTVIMTSCPPIRAVQPGTIGKPVILPQQSQGNSTVPVQVSTPAKLLLSPDGAVLNIIQASASSLQVLAKPVSAQVVSSSSSSVTVPILNTSDPLTKPDTLGRPNH, encoded by the exons ATGAAGCTTCATTCGGACTCGTGCGAGAACGCACACGCGTGTGAATCCGTGTCGCACGCCTCCCCGGACATGAACCCGAACCTCCGCTTGACCTTGGCCTCCTGCAACGGTTCGACTGACCAATCGGGGCCGGAGAATCTCGCGGCACGCTGTGACGAAACCTCGGCGGACGACGAGGACGATCTCACGCCCGAGCTCCAGCAGGCCTACAGGATATTTCAGAGCTTCCTCTCAGAGAAGCACAAGTCTATCACGGCCCCGTTCTGGCGTCCCGTGGGCCCCGGGGACCACGGCGAGATGTGCTTCAGAAAGATGGATGATAAGTTCGTGAATCGCGAGTACGAGTCCATCACGGCGTTCGTGGCAGATTTCAGACTGATGCTAGAGAACTGTTACCGCTTTCACGGCGTCGATCACTGGATCTCCAGACAGGCCCAGAAACTGGAGACCATTCTGGAGCAGAAGCTGACCTTGTTGTCcag GACGCTGCGGGAGAAGACCTCGCTGGCCGTGACCTCCCGAGGCCGGTTCGGGACGGAGGATGAGAAAGCGGCGGTCGGCTCGTCGTCCAGACGGCGGTCAGTTCCTCGGAGTCTGGCCAGCAGCGAGTCCGTCATGGTGCAGGCGCTGAGActggaggagctgcagagagCCAAAGACGAGAAGAG GCAGCGGGAGCAGGAGCGTAAGGAGGCAGAGGAGGCCTCGGTGAAGGAGCTGGACGACTGGGAGAGCTCCTTGCTGTCTCTGGCCGAGCCGTGTCCGCTCTGGACTCTGTGGGAACTTCCTGCCATCGGTCACTTCCTGTGCCTGGCTCAGACGGCGCTCCACCTCCCCGAGATCGTCTTCTACGAGCTGGAGCGCTGTCTTCTGATGCCTCGCTGCAGCTCGTTCCTGGCTAAGATCATGACGGCGCTGCTCTGTCCACCGCAGAAGAGATCCAGCGTCCAGCGTCGTCCGCCGCTGACCTACagagagtgggagagagagCTGCGCCGCCGCGTCCAGAGCTGGTACAGAGCGGTCGGCCAGGCCGAGGAGCCACGGCAG GCGGCGCGTGCCGAACGCCTCGGGCTCTGTCCTCAGTTCTTCTGGACGCTGGGAGCGGTCAGTCCTCTGGAGGAGACGGCCTTCCACCTGCTGCCCGTCCAGCAGCGCGTCTGGCTCCTCAAGGGCCTCTGCGATCACGTCTATGAGACTCAGAAGGAGGTTCAGGACGCCGTTCTCGCGCAGCCCATCCACGAGTGCCGTGAGTCCATCCTGGGCTACGACGGTCAGGACAACGCTTACATCCACTTCCCTCACTTCTGCGGCGCTGACCTGAGGATCTACAGCCAGAGCCCCTGCGGAGCCGTCCCGTTCCCGCTGCCGCTGATCCACGTCCAGAGACCCCCGGAGCCCGAGGAGTCCGAGCTCAAGGACCACACAG atGAAGTGAAGGTAGAGGAGGAAAGCTCCAGCAGGACGGAGCTGAACACATGGGAAGTGAAAGAAGACTCTCTCGCTGACGGAGAGGATCTGGATCAGAAGTGCTCCTCCGGCGCTCCCTCGTGGTGCAGAGAAGATTCTCTGGACTCTGTAAGCGTCCGAGGACAGTTAACGGAGGACAAACGGCTCAAAgacgaggaggatgaggagTGTGACGGCGAGCCGTGTTTCAGAGTCGGAGACAGCTGTTATAAAGGGGTCTCGCCGGCTCTGAACACTCACAGAAGTCCTAGATGTGAAGTGAATCACTCGAGCGCCGAGGATTGTTCTGGAGAATCACAGGAATCTCTGACTTTCTGGACCGAAGACACGCGCTTGAGACGGGTCGAACCCGGGCCGACGCGAGcccagaagaagaagaggaaaaagaagaaagagaggaagttTGCACTGAAGAAAACAAAGATGAACAAACTGAGCTTGAAGAACCAAACGGCCAGAAGCAGCCTACAGAGAGCCGCCAAAAACATCAAGAAGAAGGACAAGAGGAAGAGACTCAAACCCG GAAAGCGGTTTGATGGGAAGGCGATGTTCGTGAGGAGACCGTCAGAATCTGCTCCGCTCTCGGCCGAACCCTCCTTTAAG TTGGTTTGCTCCAGTCTGGCTGATCTCAGAGTGCTGATCAGTAAAATAGAAGATCAACTAGATGAACTGGACGGCCAAAAGAGATCT GGACGATGGCCACACAAAAGAGCCGCTGTGAAAGAGTTGCACATCACACTTATAAGGTTGCTTAATGAGCTGTTACCATGGGAACCTAAACTCGTCAAGGCCTTTCAGAGGAACAG AGCTCGCTTGAAGAAGGAGTGTGACGAGTTCAAAAAACACCCTGAATATGAGAACTTTATCAGGGAGCAGATGGATACAGAAGATACAGGAGAAGTTGTGTGCAAAGATGAATTGTTTTCTGCAGAGACAACAAACAAACTTGAAGAGAGTGAAGTCAAAATGGGCAAAACTATGAAGGAAGACTCTGCGACAACAG AGAATGTTAATCATGAATCAAGATGCCTAGTGAACAGACCTGATGTTGTCATGCATTCGTCAGAGTCTGGACCCTTCACACGCAGTTCAAAGCGACGCCAAACTGGTGTGATCTGTGAAGAACTGAGTCCATGCAAGAAAGGCAAAATAGACCCAGAGAGCTCTTTATCATCTGATTTCAATGTGGAAGTTGCATCCAGGGAACAAGCAACAGTGAACCCACAAGCATCAGTGTTGCCAGAGGCTATGAGTAGCTTTCAGGGGACTTGCAAACCCATCCAGGCTTTGCTGGCTAAGAGTGTTGGAAACAAAGTGACCTTAATAAGTCATCCGAAGGCTGCAGTGATGGCTCAGGCACTGCGGGATCATAACAAATCAGCATCGGTAACTCTCCAATTATCAACTACCTGTCCATCTACGCAACACTCTGAACCTGTCTCTACAGAAACAATAACGGCGACATCTGCAACCGAAAGCACTGGACAGGTGGTGTATAAGACGGCAGGAGGCGTGGGGTTTCTCAGGCAAGGAAGTACTTCTGTAAACCTTTCAGTGCAATCAATATCGGATCAAAAATCAGGGCCGAAGGCGATGCAACAAGTTGTTATCCTGCCTTCAAATCTACTGATTCAAAGCACTGAGAATAAGGCAGCCCAGAACTCTTTATCTGTCCCTAAGACTGCAACATACATGTCCAATGTTTCAGGGTTCACTATACCGGAAAACAAGGTTCCTATCCAGCCTGTAGCACCTTTGAAAGATACCAGTGCTGTAAGAACACCGGCCGCTGTAGTTACTCCCAGTTTAAGGAACTTATCGACTGTCGGTGTGCCTAAAAAGACTACTGAACCAAAGGTGGCCCTGAACAAATCAGCAAGCAGTGGTCTCACCAAATCTGATGCTAAACAGGAGCTCAGGACAGTGTGCATTCGAGATTCGCAGTCTATTCTTGTCACTACAAGAGGAGGCAACACAGGAGTAGTGAAGGTTCAGACGTCAGAAAGTGGAACAGGGGCTTTGCCACCCAGCCCAGTTTTTAACATTGCACCCCAACTTCATGCCTTTCTGGTGTCAAAGTCTTCCACGTCTAATACACAAGCTGTTTCGGCCAGCCTTGCTGCTAAATCTCTACCTGGAGTCACTCCTCAGTCTACTTTCGTGGCAGGGACTGTCACTCCTTTAACCTTGAATCAGATTTCCAATAACGTCACTACAGGCAAACTAGCAATCTCTGGTAAATCCACACTCCTGGCTGCAAGCAAAGGCAGTGATAGTGTCCTTAAAACTGCAAAGAATGTCCAAGATGCGCAGAATATGGTCTCTACATGTGGAATGAAGCCGCCACAAAAAAGGGCTCCATCTGGAAGCACAGCTACAGACCAGTCGACTTTCCAAAAGGTTTTCCTGGTCACACCTACACCAAATATCCCTTCAAAGGTCACTACTACTATAGCAACCTGTGCTGTGCCAGGATCAAGGGTCATGTTCTTAAGCAACTCAGCACTTACCATTCCAAAAGAGCCGTCAACTTCAGGGGTTAACATTTCCTCTACTAGTACACCAGCGCTGAAGGTCGTTCCCAACTTGGGGACCTTATCCAGCACTTCTTCTGGTACAAGCATCCAGAGCATCGGTGTCCCAGGGTTAACATCAAGAATACTTGccacaaacaaaaaacctgAAGCCTcaacaaaaaatacatctgGGATCGTCTCCAGAGTACCTGTGACTTCAAGCCCAAGTGGACTCCAGATTGGTCCAAAAAGCTGTTTGGTTGCAAGCAGAAATGTGTCAGGGAATACCGAAAGCGCTTTAAAAGTTCCTCAGACTTTTGACGGTAAAACGCTCACGTTTTCAACTCTAGGCACCGGCCACATGGCTTCCTCTGCACTTTTGTCAGTCGTGAAACCAGATGTACCTCCATCAGTTTCCACGTTAAATGCTCTTCACTGTAAACCAGGGTTATCAGCTGGCAGCTCTACTTCAAATACATCTTCCTCTCATTCAGGAAGCCTTATTACCAAACACACTACGTTACCAATTAATGTGACTGCTAACAAGCTAGTGAACACATCCCTTTGCACTTCACACTCACTGATTAATACAGCAGCCAATACTTCCACTTCTGCAGCATCCGGGATATTTCCATTGAGTTGCAGCTCCACTTTAACTCCTGCAGTGGCCATGGCCTCTGGGGTCCAATCTCTGACCTCTACCACCAAGAGTGTTCAGGAGAAAATTGTGATCAACACCACTGCTCCACTTGCCCCTGGAACTCAGCTCCTGATCAATAACACAAGATTTGTTGTACCTTCTCCAGGCCTTGCCCCTGGCAGCCATGTTCTGCTTATCTCCAACTCTTGTCCTGGAGGATTGCAAGGGTCAAATCCTGCTAGTCttcacagtttgttaggatcgAATCCTGTTGGTTCTCAAAGATGGCAAGATCAAAGTTCTGTTGGTCCAGGAGGACTGCAAGGGCCAAGTTCTGTAGGTCCAGGAGGATTGCAAGGGCTAAGTAGTGCTGGTCCTCGAGGATTGCAAGGGTCAAATCCTGCTGGTCCTGAAAGATTGCAAGGGCAGAGTATCGCCAGTCCTGGAGGATTGCAAGTCCAAAGTCCTGCTTCCACTTTTCCTAGAGGTCCAAGCAATTCAGCTACTCACACGGTTCCTTCAGTCGTACAAGGTGTGAGATTGGTATCACCGGTCAGGCTACCCTTGGCAAAAGTTGGACCTTCTGATCAACTTCGTCAGCAACTGAGCACCAGAACCCCATTGAATGTGTCTGGTCCTACTACTCTCTCACAAGTATCTCAAGCTTTGCATCCTGGTGTATCTTCAGACATTGTGAGACTTCCTATCTTTCAAACCTCCAATGTCTCAATGACAGCATCACAAGGTACGACTGGTTGTCCCAAAGAAAAATCTCTTTCCCAAAGTGGTTTACTAAACACAACTTCTCCAATGCTCCTTCAAGGAAGACTATCCCAAACTAAAGATTCGCCAGCCATACCACCAGCAAAAGCTGTGATTCCAAGGCATTCACCAATGGTAACTGTACCACCCATGAACAGCACAATATCACGGATACATAAACTTCCCGTTGCAACTGTTCCACCAATCGGTGGTGCAAACAGTGCCAGTCCAGCCACTCCCATTGCAACCGTACCTCCGTCTATGAGCACGGTCATAATGACATCTTGTCCACCTATCAGAGCTGTGCAGCCTGGGACAATTGGAAAGCCTGTTATTTTACCCCAGCAGTCGCAAGGTAATAGCACGGTTCCTGTGCAAGTCTCCACTCCTGCTAAACTCTTGTTGAGCCCAGATGGTGCTGTCCTAAACATCATTCAAGCCTCAGCCTCAAGCTTGCAAGTATTGGCAAAGCCAGTGTCCGCTCAAGTAGTCAGTTCCTCCTCAAGTAGCGTTACTGTACCTATTTTAAACACAAGTGATCCACTGACAAAACCAGATACCTTGGGGAGACCCAATCACTGA